In Verrucomicrobiota bacterium, the genomic stretch TTTGAATCCGTATATGGCCAGCGTCGCCCCCAGCCAATCACGGGTATCCACGATGCGCTGGAAATTGCCGCGATAATACGGTAAATCCTCCAGCGTGGCGACGGCGGCGGCCTGCCCCAGCCCGTTGACGTTGTAGCTGTCGCGCACCTTGTGCAAACCAGCTATAATTTCCGCATGGCCCACAAAATAACCCACGCGCTGGAAGCAGAGCGAATACGCCTTGGAAAAAGTCCGGGACACAATGACATGCGAATACTTCAGGGCAAGCGCCATGGCGTTATCTGGTGCGAAATCCACATAGGCTTCGTCCAGAATGACGATGCCGCGCTGCGCCTGGCATAGCGGCTCAAGCTCAGCCGTAGCGTATCCGCGTCCGCTGGGGGCGTTGGGCGTGGTCACAAACGTCAGCGCCGCGTCGAACTGCCATTGCTTGCCGACGCGCAGTTGTTGAGTGGAAGGCAGGCTGAAATCCGGGTTCAGCGCCACCGGATTTCGATGGGCACCATGAATATCCGCCAAGACCGGATACAACGAGTAACTGGGATTAAAATATTGGACGGTAGCTTTGGGTTCACGAACCGCCTTGCGTGCCGGTTCGACAAACGCGCGCGTAGCCAGCGCCAACAATTCATCCGAGCCGTTGCCTACGATGATCTGATCCGGCGAACAGCCATGCAGCGCCGCGAGTTTCTCCCGCAAGGCCTGGGCGAAGGGGTTAGGATACAACCGTAACCGGTTATCCACCGCCGCCTTCACGGCCTTGAGCACCTTCGGGGAAGGCGGATAGGGATTCTCGTTGGTATTGAGCTTGACGAGTCCCGCGATTTTCGGTTGTTCACCCGGCACATACGCGTGCAGCGTTTGCACCAGGGGACGCAGGAAAGAACTGGTTTTCTTCATGGACATGGTTGCCAGCAATAATTCTGATTTGACGCGACACCGCGCTTATTTCAACCGGACAGCAGCGGAATTGCCGTGCGCATCCAAGCCTTCGAGTTCCGCGAATTTCTTCACCGTCGCCAGTGAACGCTTAAGCGCGGCGCGATCGTATTCCACCACGCTGGTGCGGCGCTGGAACATATCCACGGTTAGCCCGGGGAAAGAACGTCCGGCACCACCCGTGGGGAGGGTGTGACTTGGACCGGCCAGGTAATCACCCAGAACGGTTGGTGACCAACCGCCCAGGAACAATGCACCCGCCGTCAGGATGTTCTCGGAAACCTTGCGTGGATTGCGGGTGTGTACCTCGCAGTGCTCCGGAGCGAGGGCGTTGGCCCACTCGACCCCTTGCGCCAAATCCTTGACCTGAATCAGGAACGTGTGGGTATCCAAAACACGCTGGATGAGGGCGCGACGGGAGAGCTTGGGCAGTTGCCGGGCAACTTCCTTCTCCACCGCCTTGATCACTTTGGCGGAGGGAGTCACCAGCCAGACGCGCTCGTGGCCGGAGCCGTGCTCAGCCTGGGCCAGAAGATCAGCCGCGATGAATGCCGGTTTGGCACTATCATCCGCCAGCACCAGGACTTCACTCGGCCCCGGGAGCAGGTCAATGGCCACATGCCCCACGAGGAGGCGCTTGGCGGCCACCACATAAGCATTACCCGGCCCGTAAATTTTCTGCACAGGGCGAATCGTAGAAGTACCCAGTGCCAAGGCGGCAATCGCCTGCGCGCCGCCCAACCGGTAAATCTCCGTTGCTCCGGCGCTGCACACGGCAAACAGGAGAGCGGGATTAATCTGGCCATCCTTGCCGCACGGGGTGCAGACCACGATTTCCTTGCAGCCGGCGACCTTGGCCAGCGTGATGGTCATCAGCGCCGTGGAGGCCAGCGGGGCGGTCCCGCCGGGAATGTAAATGCCCACGCGCTGGAAAGCATCGAACTTTTCGCCGACGCGTCCGCCCTGGACGTTACGGGTTTCCCAGTTGCGCCGGAGGGATTTGCGGGCAAAGGCGGCGACGTTTTTGCCAGCGATGGCAACCGCCTCGCGCAAGGCATCATCGGCGGCCAGCGAGGCCGCCATGAGTTCGGCGCTACTCACAGCCAATTGTTCGACCGTGAGCTTGGCGCCATCAAAGCGCTCGGTAAATTCCAGTAACGCGGCATCGCCCCGCGCAGCCACCGCGGCGATAATACTCCGCGCGCGCTCTTCGATGCCCGCATCAAAGAGGCTCGAAGCCGCCGTGAGCCCGGCTTTTTGACCGGCAAAATCCGCATCCGTGTATCGAATGATCTTCATGGTGATGACGCTAAGGGAAGTTGATGGGAAAGACAAGGATGGAGAGGGATGAGAAATCCGAAAACGAAAACCGCAGTGGATTCACCTGACTTTTTCCTGCTTCTTGGTAGCACGTTTATGCGCTACCCATTCCTCAACCAACGGGGCTTCACCCGGCTTGCGCTTCAACAAGCCAAAACCGCGTTCAATCACCACTGCTGTGACAGGCTTGAGCAGAATGCCATCCACAGTAGCGATGACGATGGCGCGAGTACCAGCCTCAATTTGATACTGCTTGCGCAGCCACTGCGGAATCACCACTTGGCCGTTGGTGGTGATCCGAAGTTGGAGGGAATGCGCGTCCCCCCTTTACTTGATCAACTTCAATTTGGCGGAGAACACGTAGTACAACACGGGCAGCAGCACGAGCGTCAGCACAGTGGCAAACAGCAGGCCAAAGATATGCACCGCGCACAGGGAATGCCATAGCGCACCACCCGTTAGAAACAGCGGAATCAGCCCGCCCACCGTGGCCAATACCGTCACCAGCACGGCGCGCAAGCGCACCATGCCGGCTTGCATCAAGGCTTGCTTCAGTTCCATCCCCTCCTCGCGCGCCTCCTCGATGAAGTCCGAGAGCACAATGATATGGCTGACAATGACGCCCGCCAGGCTGACGAGGCCGAGCAAGGCCATGAAACCCAATGGCGACCCGGTGATGGTCAGCCCGAAGAACGCGCCAATCAACCCCAGCGGCACCGTCAGCATCACGACGATGGATTTCATCACCGAGTTGAATTGCAGCACCATGGCCAGCGCGATCAGCGCGATGGAAATCGCCATCACCCGTTGCATGTCGCCCTGGCTCTTCTTCAATTCCTTGGCTTCACCCGCCAACTCCAGTTTGTAACCCAGCGGCAGGTCCATACCCTTGATCTCCCCTTGGGCACGCGCCAAGACCACAGACGCCAGTTCACCCACCGGCGCGTATGCCTTCACCGTTACCGTGCGCAACTGGGCGAAGTGCGAAATGGTGGCAAATTCCGGGCGCAACTCCACCTTGGCAAAGCTTTCCAGCGGGATGGATTGGCCGCGCTGATTCATCGGTTCCACGTACAGCGCGCGAATTTTATCCGCCTCGTTGCGCTCTTCCACCCGCAAGCGAATGATGACCGGCACCAAGTGATCCCCTTCGCGCAACTCCGTCACCTTGAGCCCAAAGAAGGCGGTCTGCGCCAGACGGCCAATCTGCTGGTTGCTGATGCCCAGTGTATTGGCGCGCTCCTGGTCAATGTCAATTTCCAGTGTCGGCATGCGGCGGCCCAAATCATCATGCACCCGGTACCCGCCCGCCTTGCGCAGGGTGGCCGCCACCTGGTCCGCCATCGCGCGCAAGGTGTCCAGGTCCGGCCCTTGCAGCCGAATTTGAATGGGCGCATCCACGGGCGGCCCCTGTTCCAGTGGTTTCACCACACAACGCGCACCGGCAATCTCACGGTCCAATTCCCCGCGCAAGCGGGCAATCAGCGCCGGGACCTCGCCAGCCTGCCGCGTATTGACCAACACCTGGGCGAGATATTCCGCCGGTTCTTTGGGGGCAACATTGTAATAGAAGCGCGGGGAAACGCCCCCCATGAAGACGGCGGCGGTTTCAATCTCCGGCTGCTGTTTCAGCAACCGCATGACATCCTGGCAGGTGTCGCGCGTCTGCCGCAGCGACGCCGTCGCGGGCAATTCGATATCCACCAGGAATTGATTACGCTCCGCAGGCGGGAAGAATTGTTGTTTGAGGAACGGCGCCAGCAGCAGGCTGACGGTCAGCAACCCGTACGCAAAGCCAATGGTGCGCCACGGGCGTTCCAATCCCTGTTGCAGAAAGGCGCGGTAACGCGGCATCAGCGCCACGAGGAAGCGGTCCACCGGACGAAATAGAATAAAACTGCGAATCTCGCCGCCCGATTCCAGCCCCTTCTGCCCGCGCAAAAGATGGTACCCGAGGAACGGCACAAACGTCATGGACACCAGGCGGGAGGCCGCCAGCGCCAGCGTCACCACCACCGGCAGCGCCAGGATGAATGCCCCGGTGTCCCCGGGAATCGTAGCCAGCGGCAGGAAGGCCAGAATATTGATGATGGTGCCGAACAGGATGGGCCGCCGCAGCCGGAACGGTCCCAGCCACGCGGCCCGGCTGCGCGGCACCCCCGCGGCCATTTCCCGGTTGATACCGTCGGACGCCACCACGGGATCATCCACCAACATGCCCAGCGCCATGATCAGGGCGGCGATGGAAATCTGGTGGAGCGGCACGCCAAACACCCACATCCCGGCCAGGGTCATCGCCACCGTCAGGGGAATTGCCAGCGCCACCACGAGCGCCGAGCGCCATTCCATGAGGAACAGGGAAACCACAATCACAATCAGCACCGCCTCGAGGAAGCAGCGCATGAATTGATGCACCCGGGCGGACACCGCTTTCGGCTGGTTGGAGATGGTCTGGATTTCCACCCCGTCCGGCAGTTGTTCCTTGAATTGTTGCAGCGCCTGGCTAACCTGTTGGTCAAAGCTCCCAATGATCTGGCCATCCTTCATTTCCACCGCCAGCAGCACCGACCGCTGTTGCGCGATCCCCTGCCCTGCGCGTCCGCGCTTCAATATATCCACGCTATAGCTGATCGGGTTCTCATAGCCGCGCCGCACGTCGAAGATATCGCGCAAATAACTGGCCTGGCCTTCCTGGTTCACGCCCACGATGGTGCCCAGTAGCTCTTTCTCGGTGCGAAATTCCCCGGAGAGCAGCACGGGGAAATTCTGCCCCTCAGTGCGGAAGGTGCCGCTCGGCACAATCGCGTTGCGCGCCCCGATGAAATTCATCACCTGGTCGGAAGTCAACTGGTAGCCACGCACATTCGCGGCGGAGAAATAAAGATAGACCGCCTCCTGCACGGTGCCGATCTTGCGCACCCGCCCCACGCTGCCGATCTGCTTCAGCTCATCCTCCAGCTTTTCCGCCAGAATTTCCAATTGCCGATACCCGTAGCGAAACAACCCGGCAGAACGGATGGCGCCCAAGGGCGGTTCATCGCCGATCAGGATGATGGGCTCACTGACATCGGGATGCTGCTCGAAATCGGTGCCGGCCAACTGGCGCACAAACCGGCTCAGCGTGCGGGCGATTTCCTGTTTGCTGGCGGGCGTGGCAAAATCCACCAGGATATAGGACCAGCCAAGGTCGGTGCGGATATCCGTCCCCACATTTTTGCTGGCCAGGAACTGCGCGAACTTGCGCGCCAGCACCGTGCGATACGTATCCGATACGGCAGGTGGAAAAAACGCCAACACGGCGGCACGATTGGTCGCCGACAACCCTTGCCGCAAGACCGCCAGCCGATCCTGAATCAGATGCGCGCGCGCCAGGCATTCGCCTTCACTGATGCGGGGGCTGGTCAGGGCGTACAGCAACGTCACCGTATTCCCATAATCCGTATCCAACCACGGCTGGTCACACCCCTCGGGCAGGGCCACCTCCTTGAGCTTGGCGCGCAATTTATCCCACTCCTGGGAAATGACCGCTTGCGCGGCAGGCCGCTGCGACACGGTGATCACCGATACCCCCATGCGCGACTGCGACTTGATTTCGTCCACGGATTCCAACTCCGTGACCTTCTGTTCGAGTTTCTTGGTCACCAACTGCTCCACCTTGCTGGCGTTGGCCCCCGGAAACCGCGTCACCAACATCGCCACGCGCTCGGGAATTTTGGGATCCTCCTGCTGCGCCAGATTGCGGAACGACAACCAGCCCCAGATCAGCACCGAAAACAGGCACAACCAGCTCACCTCGCGGTGCTCCACGAAGAACTGGGCCAGGCCGCCCGACTCAATCTGCTGCTTGTGCGATTGCATGGCGGTGGTTTATTTCTGGAACGGATCAGAGAACGGCTTGGCCACCACCTTCGCGCCGGGGTACAGCGTGCTCGCGCCGGTCACCACCACCTGGTCATTCGTGCTCAAGCCACTCGTCACAATGATGGAACTCCCCACCAGATCGCCCGTTTCCACCGGCAATTCCTGCGCCTGCTGATTACGCACCACATAGACCGAGAGCGGCGGTTGGCCCGCCATCTTGCGGGTCGGCGGCACCAGCGCGGAAATCGGCACCAACAACGCATTCTTGGGCACCGCCCGGGATAACCCGATGGGGACCTGCGCCGTCATGCCAGATTTGAGGATGCCCTTGGGATTCTTCACCTTGATGACCACCTTGAACAAACGGGCCTCGCTCTTGGCCGCCACGCCCACTTCCGACACCACACCCTCGAACGGCGGCGAACCTTCCAGGGCCACAATCTTTACCGGCACCCGGTTGCCCGTCTGGAACCGCCCCACCAGCGTATCCGGCACCCCCAACTCCACCGACATCGTCCGCATATCCGCCACCCGCAACACCGGCCGCCCGAAACTGATCGTCTCCCCCAAATTGACATAGCGGGCCAGGATGGTGGCATCGAACGGCGCCACCAGCGTCGAGTTGGTCAACGCCTGCCGCGTTTGTTCCAGCGAGGCATCCGCCGAACGCCGATTGGCCAGCGCGGTATCATACTCCTGCTGCGACACCGCCTTGGTCTCCCACAACTCCTTGGTCCGTAAAAAGGTCGAACTCGCCAGGTCCGTCTTGGCCTGGGAGATTTTCATTTCATTCAAGAAATCCTCCTGCCGCAATTGCGCCAGGACTTCCCCGCTCTTCACCACGTCCCCCTCGCGCCAATCATTCGTGATCCCCTTGCGCCCGATCAACCCCACCATGCCGCCCACCTTGAAACTCAAATCCGTCTCCTGATCCCCATGCACCCCGGCAATATACTCCGGCCCCAACCCGCGCTGATCCGCCTCCAGAACCACCGGTGCGGTGTAGCGCACCACCAACGTCTCGACTTGCGGCACCGCCTCCTTCTGGCAACCGCTGCCCAGCGACAATAATAGAATCAAACCAATCCAGTGGGTCACGCTCCGCGGACAACCGCGGGCTTTGCCGCACCGGCGACGCCGTGCCAGCCAAAGTATCCTTCTCATAAATAGTCCAGGCTGGGACTCCAGCCCTGATGCCGGTATTTACCGTCAAAGGCGCGCGCAAGTAAATCAAATTTGCTTGGATTTGCCCAAACTCCAGTGCGCACCGCCGGGAAAATTCCGCATTCCGCACTCCGCAATCCGAATTTGAGAGTTCCGCAATCCGCAATTATGGGCCGCACGCACTTATAGTTCATCCAAAGTTATTCACCGGCGGCGAGAAAAGCCTCTGCTGGCTCTCTCGCAGCCGCCGGTGAACAACTTTGGCGGCGGTCAAAAAATGTGTTGTGCAAAACCCATCCTTTTGCTCATAAGAAATCATGAGCACGCAGGGTCCGGAAGACGAATTCCGCACTCCAACGTTTCGACGTTTGTTTGGAGATTCTCGCTCTGTGACCCTGCGCCTTGTCGCCAAGGAACCCTCAGAACCTTTCGCCTGTCCGCCTCCACGCGGCAGCGACGAACCTCTATAAGTGCTTCCATCCGGCAGGGACGGCGTGCTCAACCCAACCGCAACCTCAACCGCTAACCTGTATGAACCCGATCGCAACTCATTTCGCCGCAACGATCGGCCTGGATTGGGCTGATCAAAAGCACGACCTGTGGGTCCGTCCGTCCGACGGGTCCAAGGCCGAACACCTCCGCCTAGAACAAACCCCCGAGGCCCTGCACGCGTGGGTGGCCAAACTGCGAAAGCGCTTTGCCAACCAGCCCGTGGCCCTGGGCATCGAAACCTCCCGCGGCCCGGTTCTCTCAGCCCTCCTGGCCTACGATTTCCTGGTCATTTTTCCGGTCAATCCCAAAGCCTTGAAGGACTACCGTGCGGCCTTCGCGGTCAGCGGAGCCAAGGACGACCGCACTGACGCCCAACTGCTGGAGGAATTCATCCGCCTGCATCGCGACAAACTTCAGGCGCTGGAGCCGGATACCGAGTTGACGCGCAAGCTCGCTGGGCTGGTCGAAAACCGCCGCCGTTTGGTGGACGAGCGCACCCGCTTGGTCAACCACTTGCACAGCACCTTGAAAACCTATTACCCACTGGCGGAGACCCTGCTGGGCAGCGCGCTGAACCAACCGCTGGCGGCCGACTTCCTGGGCCGTTGGCCAGACCTGGAAAGTTTGCAGCAGGCGGGCGACAAAGCGCTGCGCGCCTTCTTTTATAAGCATAACAGCCGCAGCCCCAAGAAAATGGAGCAGCGACTGGCCGCCGTGCAAACGGCCAAGGCCTTGACCACGGATAGGGCGCTCATCACGCCGGCCCGGCTGCTGGTGGCTGCCCTGGCCAGCATGCTCAAGCCGCTCCACAAAGCCATCGCGCTCCTGGAGCAGGAAATCACCCACGCGATGGATCAGCATCCCGACGCCGCGATCTTCCGCAGCTTTCCGGGGGCGGGTCCGGCGCTGGCACCCCGGCTGCTGGTCGCCTTTGGCACGAACCGTGACCGCTTCGCCAGCGCCGCCGAGGTAGCACAGTTCTACGGGCTGGCCCCCGTCGTGATCCAGAGTGGCAACACCAAAACGACGCACATGCGCCACCGCTGCCCCAAGTTTGGCCGGCAGTCCTTCCACGAAAACGCTGGCTGCGCCGCCAAGCAGGAGCCGTGGTCCCGGGGGTATTATCAACAGCAACGCGAGCGCCACAAGGACAAGCATCACCAAGCCTGCCGCGCGCTGGCCTACAAACTCATCCGGATCTATTTCGCGTGTTGGAAACATCGCACGCCCTATGACGCCGACCACTACCTTCAGGCCTTGGCGAAACACGGCAGTCCGCTCTACACCAAACTCCAAAACCAAAATCCAACTAAACCCGATGGGGAATAACTTTGAAATTTTATTTGACGGAATAACTCAGAACTCTCCAAAATCGGTGACGGCGCGAATTACAGATTGTGTGTTGTTATGGCCGAACCCCGTTTCCGAGGATTCCGCCCTGAAGTTTCATTACTAAAAATCAGAACCAATCGGCATAAAAAGCTTGGAATAGAGTGATAGATTTGAACTGATGCCTGAAACGAAAATCATCACTTGCGGCAGACGAGCGTTTCCGCTTTCACGGTCTTGTTTGGTGACATCCTTGCGATACCAGGCGGCCTGGTAAAACGGCAGAGCCGAGAAATTCGTCGGATCATGTTTTAGACTGCCACAAGTGACTTGGCTAAATTCGATCGAATGGAAGTTCTTCTCCTGATGTCCTTGAAGGATGAAATAATTCCGGGCCAACGCCAAGGCGGTAGTCTCGTTTAACATATTTGTTCTGGCACTCCATTCCTTCACAACTTCCGGACGATCGAGCCGATTGAGGATGCGGATAACACTTGGATCAAGACATTTATAGCCTCTGATCTCCACGCGATTGGTTTCCATGATGAACTCAAATGCATGTTTTTTTTCCAGCATCATCCTAGCGAAGGCGGCAGGGCGATTTGAAAAGAACTCCACTTCGTGATGATTAATCTTATTGGTGGGGAAATTAGCGTCATAAGGCAACCCATTCCGCTGGATAAAGGCGCGTACTCGTGGAATCATTTCATTGTTGAAAAACAATTCCTCGCGCTCTCCACCGGCGAGAACAATGGCACCAATAAACAACAGCCCGAGAATGACGCTATTAAACTTCATTATTCCCCCCAAGTTAGTAATTGACTCCCGTAAATTGATAGAAAACCTGCACCATGTATACCCGGATACTGGACGTCAGCGATATTGATAGCTTCATTAAGATAAACATCGTAGTCATCGCCGGTGCCGCCTATCCAATAGTCCAAGAACTTGCTTGACCAATGAAGAAAATCGCTGTTGGCGATACTGTTTTGGGTAGTAGTTCCCCACCCCATAAATGCCCGTTTCTTTTTGTGGTATTGTGTATAAACTGATCCTGAACTTTGTCTGGGAATGCCAAAGGCATTCGGGAAATTCCCGGTTCCGCTTAAACAACCATCCAAAAAGACAAAGCGAAACGGTTTACGTAATTCCCATACCACCCGAGGATTCTTTGGATTCCCAAATGGCCGGACAATATTCGTAAGTGCTGCGGCAATTTGGCTGGCTTTTAATCCGGTGGTAGATGTGTACTCCGAAAAACCGATGGCGTTGCCGCTGCTATGGCCATGATGATAAAAATCCCTGACCTCAGGACGGCTTAAATCGTTGAGGAGCACGGGATAATCATTGGTATATTGAAGCAACGTCGTCGAGGAACCATAAACTCCGCGTCCATTATTTCCCAACTCAGCATCAGCGGCGGTCACTTTGGTGGCCATTTGGCTCTCCATCGTGGCCAAAACTGCATTGAAGGTATAGCCAATTAACGTTGACTTGTATCTTTGCCGTGCAATGATTATTTGTCCGCTGGACCAAGCCTGCTCACGCCAAACAACCACAATCGTTACTGGCCCACCACCGCCGCCATTCCCATACTCCGCCGCCACGATTTGAACCGGCGCCATCCATCGTTTTACCGGGGTGGTTTTTTTGGTTATTATTGGTAAGTCCGGAAGCGGCGGCATTAGAATTGAACTTTGCTTGTGGTTTAATTTTCGGGTCGGAAGTGAGATTGGCAAATCTTCGGTTACTTCAACAGGCTCTTGAACCACTTCATACTCCAGCACCCCATAATTATTAACCCTGGATGCCAGAATTTTTGCTGTACTGTGGTTTATCTTCAACACCGTGGTATTTTGCATCGCCATCAGGGTTTCTGTCGTGCCCAAGGACAGCGTAATTTGATAGCCGGCATTTTCCGGGGCCGCCACTGCATTATTGTCGGTTCCATCCCAATTGGTGCTTATGGTGCCATCAATTGTGTAACCCGAAAAAGTTCGGACAACCGTCCCTGATTCATCTTCCACCGATACCGTCCAGTTGGTTGGAAACACGTCTGAATAGGCGTCTATGGGTACATACGTTTCAAAGGACACATCCGGCTCCAGCCAGCGCAGAACATTCTGGAACTCCACCGTAATGGTTTCTGAAAACGCCTCGTTGGCCATGACTCCCGTATCAGGATCACCTCCCAAATATGAAATCCCCGCGTTATCCGCTGCCCGTGCCACCAGCGTATGCAAGCCGTTGGTATAATGCGTGGTGTCCAGAAAGAACCTTGGCATTCCTTCAGTAACAGTCCCTAACAGCCATCCATCCAGATAAAGACTCACCTGGCTCAATCGGCTGTCATCTTGCGCAGCGATATAGACATCCACCTCGCCGCTGAGTACCTGCGAATTGGTCAAGTCGAGAATCCGAACGCTGGGGATGCCGGAGTTTTGAGTCCAGACCTGATGCAGTTTAAAAATGCTAAATGGCGTATTCGTGATCGTTCCCTCCAACAAGGTATTGGTCGAGTCCGCAACAATTTCCGGACTGACCGGCTGCCAAGTTGCGAAAACATCATAATTGGTGGTGCCAAGCACCTGATACGCCGTGTCTGGCTCGCTGTTCCATTCGATTCGCAAAATATTGTTAGTTTGCAAAGAAACGCGCAGTTGGGTGCGATCTTGGGCACACAAGCTAGGCGCCATGATTAATAGCCCTAGCGCAATACCCTTCACTATGCCAGATCGTTTACATGTTGGTTTCATAAGATGGATTATTAGAGATTCCTGCCTGTGTTTTTATATGCCTCGAATTCACGATATTAAATTTTTAGTACTGGCTCATGGAATAGACGGTAACTTACCGTGCTTTGCCGTCAAGCGCCAAATGACTCCAACCCGCCATGATTCGTCAACTGCCACCGTGCGCCAAGTTCATATCGCAATCCACAATCTGCATTCCGCAATTATTGGCCCCGCCTAGCCGCACGTACTCCAAAATCAGTGATGGCGCTAATTACAGACTGTGCGTTGTTATGGTCGAACCCCGTTTCCAAATCAATCATGCGTTGCTTTAATTAATCCACTGTCAATTAGCGGCTTAAGGATATCCACCAAACTTGATACGGGCTTATCAATAATATCCGCAATCTCTAGCAGAGTTCGCGTTCCATCACAGTAGGAGATTAAGTTCATCATCGTCCTAACTTGAGCACCTGACTCCTTTGTGCTTAGAGTCGGGTAAAGCCCCCGTTTCCCAAGTTGCGGTTCACAAAAAACCGTGGTCTTCAAGCGGACGTTATTTTCTACAACAGTGATGGCCTGGCGCAGCGCGTTGAATCCCCCCTCCAGGCCACTAGCGGTAACCAAAAAAAGGTCATCCAGCGAGGTATGATACTCGGGGTATTTCCCGTATGCACTGCGCATTATAGTAGCGATAGGAAGATCAACTCCAGGAGCGCAATACTGTCGCTCATCGCTGCCGCGATCCAACCATGTATAGCGCTTGAATTCCGGAGCAATATGTTTAAGCACGTGGAGTGCTGCCCGATCCGAGAGAGTGTTTCCGGCCCGTGAGGGCAGGTAGGAATAACAACGATCATCACCAACGCAGGTGATATTGAATCCTGCCACAACATGGCGCTTAATTTGATCCATGTTCCGGCTCAGGTACACAATTGAGCCAATGGTTTCAGGGATGAAAACGAGCCGATAGGTGTAATGCCGGTGCTCTATCGATGCCAGCCAACGTGCCAAAGCGACGGTCACAACCGGGCCAGAAAGCTCATTGTTCGCCATTGAGGGATGACAGACGTAAGTCGAGATCAATACCTCCTGCTTGCTTTGTCCCAGCAAGATCAGTTCTGCGTAATTCAACACACCTGGCTTTAGCTCCGAATCAATTACCGCACGGTAAACACCGGGTTTCATGGTTTGGCGCTGTTTGTGAGTCAAAC encodes the following:
- the hisC gene encoding histidinol-phosphate transaminase; this translates as MKKTSSFLRPLVQTLHAYVPGEQPKIAGLVKLNTNENPYPPSPKVLKAVKAAVDNRLRLYPNPFAQALREKLAALHGCSPDQIIVGNGSDELLALATRAFVEPARKAVREPKATVQYFNPSYSLYPVLADIHGAHRNPVALNPDFSLPSTQQLRVGKQWQFDAALTFVTTPNAPSGRGYATAELEPLCQAQRGIVILDEAYVDFAPDNAMALALKYSHVIVSRTFSKAYSLCFQRVGYFVGHAEIIAGLHKVRDSYNVNGLGQAAAVATLEDLPYYRGNFQRIVDTRDWLGATLAIYGFKVLPSQTNFILARPPKFPAKEWLTRLRDQKVLVRWFDYPEVRDYLRITIGTQVEARSLVKAAKTIIG
- the hisD gene encoding histidinol dehydrogenase; its protein translation is MKIIRYTDADFAGQKAGLTAASSLFDAGIEERARSIIAAVAARGDAALLEFTERFDGAKLTVEQLAVSSAELMAASLAADDALREAVAIAGKNVAAFARKSLRRNWETRNVQGGRVGEKFDAFQRVGIYIPGGTAPLASTALMTITLAKVAGCKEIVVCTPCGKDGQINPALLFAVCSAGATEIYRLGGAQAIAALALGTSTIRPVQKIYGPGNAYVVAAKRLLVGHVAIDLLPGPSEVLVLADDSAKPAFIAADLLAQAEHGSGHERVWLVTPSAKVIKAVEKEVARQLPKLSRRALIQRVLDTHTFLIQVKDLAQGVEWANALAPEHCEVHTRNPRKVSENILTAGALFLGGWSPTVLGDYLAGPSHTLPTGGAGRSFPGLTVDMFQRRTSVVEYDRAALKRSLATVKKFAELEGLDAHGNSAAVRLK
- a CDS encoding AbrB/MazE/SpoVT family DNA-binding domain-containing protein is translated as MTTNGQVVIPQWLRKQYQIEAGTRAIVIATVDGILLKPVTAVVIERGFGLLKRKPGEAPLVEEWVAHKRATKKQEKVR
- a CDS encoding efflux RND transporter permease subunit, with translation MQSHKQQIESGGLAQFFVEHREVSWLCLFSVLIWGWLSFRNLAQQEDPKIPERVAMLVTRFPGANASKVEQLVTKKLEQKVTELESVDEIKSQSRMGVSVITVSQRPAAQAVISQEWDKLRAKLKEVALPEGCDQPWLDTDYGNTVTLLYALTSPRISEGECLARAHLIQDRLAVLRQGLSATNRAAVLAFFPPAVSDTYRTVLARKFAQFLASKNVGTDIRTDLGWSYILVDFATPASKQEIARTLSRFVRQLAGTDFEQHPDVSEPIILIGDEPPLGAIRSAGLFRYGYRQLEILAEKLEDELKQIGSVGRVRKIGTVQEAVYLYFSAANVRGYQLTSDQVMNFIGARNAIVPSGTFRTEGQNFPVLLSGEFRTEKELLGTIVGVNQEGQASYLRDIFDVRRGYENPISYSVDILKRGRAGQGIAQQRSVLLAVEMKDGQIIGSFDQQVSQALQQFKEQLPDGVEIQTISNQPKAVSARVHQFMRCFLEAVLIVIVVSLFLMEWRSALVVALAIPLTVAMTLAGMWVFGVPLHQISIAALIMALGMLVDDPVVASDGINREMAAGVPRSRAAWLGPFRLRRPILFGTIINILAFLPLATIPGDTGAFILALPVVVTLALAASRLVSMTFVPFLGYHLLRGQKGLESGGEIRSFILFRPVDRFLVALMPRYRAFLQQGLERPWRTIGFAYGLLTVSLLLAPFLKQQFFPPAERNQFLVDIELPATASLRQTRDTCQDVMRLLKQQPEIETAAVFMGGVSPRFYYNVAPKEPAEYLAQVLVNTRQAGEVPALIARLRGELDREIAGARCVVKPLEQGPPVDAPIQIRLQGPDLDTLRAMADQVAATLRKAGGYRVHDDLGRRMPTLEIDIDQERANTLGISNQQIGRLAQTAFFGLKVTELREGDHLVPVIIRLRVEERNEADKIRALYVEPMNQRGQSIPLESFAKVELRPEFATISHFAQLRTVTVKAYAPVGELASVVLARAQGEIKGMDLPLGYKLELAGEAKELKKSQGDMQRVMAISIALIALAMVLQFNSVMKSIVVMLTVPLGLIGAFFGLTITGSPLGFMALLGLVSLAGVIVSHIIVLSDFIEEAREEGMELKQALMQAGMVRLRAVLVTVLATVGGLIPLFLTGGALWHSLCAVHIFGLLFATVLTLVLLPVLYYVFSAKLKLIK
- a CDS encoding efflux RND transporter periplasmic adaptor subunit; the encoded protein is MTHWIGLILLLSLGSGCQKEAVPQVETLVVRYTAPVVLEADQRGLGPEYIAGVHGDQETDLSFKVGGMVGLIGRKGITNDWREGDVVKSGEVLAQLRQEDFLNEMKISQAKTDLASSTFLRTKELWETKAVSQQEYDTALANRRSADASLEQTRQALTNSTLVAPFDATILARYVNLGETISFGRPVLRVADMRTMSVELGVPDTLVGRFQTGNRVPVKIVALEGSPPFEGVVSEVGVAAKSEARLFKVVIKVKNPKGILKSGMTAQVPIGLSRAVPKNALLVPISALVPPTRKMAGQPPLSVYVVRNQQAQELPVETGDLVGSSIIVTSGLSTNDQVVVTGASTLYPGAKVVAKPFSDPFQK